The Pelistega ratti genome window below encodes:
- a CDS encoding amino acid ABC transporter permease, with protein MGFDWLFEGANATRLLYGLWLTIKISFISVGLSLVLGTLFGLLMTHHSRFIRFLCRLYLETIRIVPILVWLFVLYFGLSIWTGIHISGEWICIWVFVLWGTGEMGDLVRGSIASIERHQTESARALGLTRWQIFRYIEIPQGLRRVLPGAINLFTRMIKTSSLAALIGVIEVIKVGQQIIENSLFNSPYISLSVYGFIFILYFICCYPLSLWASRLEKKWEN; from the coding sequence ATGGGGTTTGATTGGTTATTTGAGGGGGCAAATGCCACTCGCTTACTGTATGGGTTATGGCTTACAATTAAAATTTCATTTATTTCAGTTGGATTATCACTTGTTTTGGGCACTTTATTTGGTTTGTTGATGACACACCATAGTCGATTTATCCGTTTTCTCTGTCGTCTCTATTTAGAGACTATTCGTATTGTACCTATTCTTGTTTGGTTATTTGTGCTTTACTTTGGATTATCTATATGGACGGGTATTCATATTAGTGGTGAATGGATTTGTATTTGGGTATTTGTGCTATGGGGAACAGGAGAAATGGGGGATTTAGTCCGAGGAAGTATTGCTTCCATTGAGCGTCATCAAACAGAATCAGCTAGAGCTTTGGGACTAACACGTTGGCAAATTTTCCGCTATATTGAAATACCTCAAGGGTTACGTCGTGTATTACCCGGTGCGATTAATCTTTTTACACGAATGATTAAAACAAGCTCATTAGCCGCTTTAATTGGGGTGATTGAGGTCATAAAAGTAGGGCAGCAAATTATTGAGAATTCTCTATTTAATTCACCCTATATTTCTTTATCGGTATATGGATTTATTTTTATCCTTTATTTTATTTGCTGTTATCCATTATCATTATGGGCTTCTCGTTTAGAGAAAAAATGGGAAAATTAA
- a CDS encoding LysR family transcriptional regulator codes for MQSTAIEFKHLKTLLMLAETGTVSTAAQRLFVTQSALSHQIRSLEDYFQTSLFERKSSPLKFTPAGERLLRLAKDIMPLVSEAERDITQIVEGDAGELRVAVECHTCFDWLMPAMDFFRPLWPRVELDIVSGFHTDPVGLLLSHRADLAIVSEVEEQTGIHYMPLFSYEMVGICAKDHPLASRAIWKAEDFAQETLITYPVPDDMLDLMRKVLVPAGINPTRRHSELTIAIIQLVASRRGVATLPYWTVMPYLEKGYVVARQIGDEPLRSELYAAIRESALDKKYLLDFTHIVREQSFANLSGLSPL; via the coding sequence ATGCAATCAACAGCAATAGAATTTAAGCATCTAAAAACTTTACTTATGTTAGCTGAAACAGGTACGGTTTCTACGGCTGCACAACGATTATTCGTAACACAATCCGCATTATCCCATCAAATAAGAAGTTTAGAGGATTATTTTCAGACAAGCCTTTTTGAGCGTAAATCATCACCACTTAAATTTACACCAGCTGGTGAGCGTTTATTACGATTAGCTAAAGATATTATGCCACTTGTTTCAGAGGCTGAACGTGATATTACACAAATTGTAGAGGGTGATGCGGGTGAGCTACGCGTGGCGGTAGAATGCCATACCTGTTTTGATTGGTTAATGCCTGCAATGGATTTTTTTCGTCCCTTATGGCCAAGAGTAGAATTAGATATTGTTTCTGGCTTTCATACTGATCCAGTTGGGCTATTATTATCACACCGTGCAGATTTAGCCATTGTTTCAGAAGTAGAAGAGCAGACAGGTATCCATTATATGCCTTTATTTTCCTATGAGATGGTAGGAATTTGTGCGAAAGATCATCCTTTAGCTAGTCGAGCTATTTGGAAAGCAGAGGATTTTGCACAAGAAACATTGATTACTTATCCTGTCCCTGATGATATGCTGGATTTAATGCGTAAAGTATTAGTACCAGCAGGGATTAATCCTACTCGGCGACATAGTGAGCTAACAATTGCTATTATTCAACTGGTAGCGAGTCGAAGAGGGGTAGCGACATTACCTTATTGGACGGTTATGCCATACCTTGAAAAAGGCTATGTGGTGGCAAGGCAAATTGGTGATGAGCCTTTACGCAGTGAACTTTATGCAGCCATTCGAGAGTCGGCATTAGATAAAAAATATCTTTTAGACTTTACGCATATTGTCAGGGAGCAAAGTTTTGCTAATTTATCAGGATTAAGTCCTTTATAG
- a CDS encoding amino acid ABC transporter ATP-binding protein: protein MLSIEKLVKKYGDNTVLKGIDVQLKKGEVLVVLGPSGCGKSTLLRCINGLEIKQGGHIRMEGVGEFGQDISWEKVCEKVGMVFQNYELFAHMTVIDNILLGPLKVQKRKRAEAEAQADLLLKQVGLLEKKYAYPRELSGGQKQRIAIARALCMNPEIMLFDEITAALDPEMVREVLDVVLNLAKNGMSMIIVTHEMGFARKVADRIIFMDKGHIIEESTDPNQFFTQPQTERARAFLNKMDY, encoded by the coding sequence ATGCTATCAATTGAAAAACTGGTTAAAAAATATGGTGATAATACTGTATTAAAAGGGATTGATGTTCAACTAAAAAAAGGAGAGGTTCTTGTTGTACTTGGACCCTCTGGCTGTGGTAAAAGTACCTTACTGCGTTGCATTAATGGTCTTGAGATAAAGCAAGGTGGTCATATCCGTATGGAGGGTGTTGGCGAGTTTGGACAAGATATTAGTTGGGAAAAAGTCTGTGAGAAAGTAGGGATGGTTTTTCAAAACTATGAATTATTTGCTCATATGACAGTTATTGATAATATTTTATTAGGCCCACTAAAAGTACAAAAACGAAAGCGAGCAGAAGCAGAGGCACAGGCTGATTTACTCTTAAAACAAGTGGGTTTATTAGAGAAAAAATATGCCTATCCACGAGAACTATCGGGAGGACAAAAACAACGTATCGCTATTGCTCGTGCTTTATGTATGAATCCTGAGATTATGCTATTTGATGAGATTACGGCGGCTTTAGATCCAGAAATGGTACGAGAAGTTTTGGATGTGGTACTTAATTTAGCAAAAAATGGGATGAGTATGATTATTGTTACTCATGAAATGGGGTTTGCTCGTAAAGTAGCAGATCGTATTATTTTTATGGATAAGGGTCATATTATTGAAGAAAGTACAGATCCTAATCAATTCTTTACCCAACCTCAAACGGAGAGGGCAAGAGCCTTTTTAAATAAAATGGATTACTAG
- a CDS encoding DMT family transporter: MNNSSYLKGILFCLIATVSWGTMFPIMTDALTHLDPFNFTTLRYGIAGLAFAVLMLAKEGKESFNLKGEKWGLAWLFGTFGFAGFGFLVFWGQHLAGPKGALTASIMMATMPMLSILTIWVLKKVRPHISTVFFILLSFSGVFLVLSNGDLYALINSPTNLTANTLIILGALCWVLYTIGGSHFPHWSPVRYTTLTTLLGMISVISIDLFLMATHSVQVPSFTSVVAVIPHLLYMAFIAGLVAVLCWNMGNRILTPTNGVLFMDIVPITAFFVSFLNNVVASNVQLIGASITVIALILNNLNQHRLIKFSKT; this comes from the coding sequence ATGAATAACTCATCATATTTAAAAGGTATTTTATTTTGTCTAATTGCGACCGTATCTTGGGGAACGATGTTTCCAATCATGACAGATGCCCTTACTCACTTAGACCCATTTAATTTTACAACGTTACGGTATGGTATAGCCGGTCTTGCCTTTGCGGTATTAATGCTTGCAAAAGAAGGTAAGGAATCTTTTAATTTAAAGGGTGAAAAATGGGGCTTAGCATGGTTATTTGGCACATTTGGATTTGCTGGTTTTGGTTTTCTTGTTTTCTGGGGACAGCATCTTGCCGGTCCTAAAGGGGCTTTAACCGCATCTATTATGATGGCAACCATGCCAATGCTTAGTATTTTAACAATATGGGTATTAAAAAAAGTTCGTCCACATATTAGTACCGTCTTTTTTATCTTACTTTCTTTTAGTGGTGTTTTTTTGGTATTAAGCAATGGAGATCTGTACGCATTAATAAATTCACCAACTAACTTAACGGCTAATACACTTATTATTCTGGGGGCTTTGTGCTGGGTATTATATACTATAGGAGGGAGTCATTTTCCCCATTGGAGTCCTGTTCGCTATACAACATTGACTACGCTACTCGGAATGATTAGTGTAATTAGTATAGACCTCTTTTTAATGGCAACGCATAGTGTTCAAGTACCAAGTTTTACATCCGTAGTTGCTGTGATTCCCCATCTTCTTTATATGGCATTTATAGCTGGTCTAGTAGCTGTTCTTTGCTGGAATATGGGTAATCGGATACTAACACCGACAAATGGGGTTCTGTTTATGGATATTGTTCCTATTACAGCCTTCTTTGTATCCTTTCTTAATAATGTTGTTGCTAGTAACGTTCAATTAATAGGTGCTTCTATTACGGTTATTGCCCTTATTTTAAATAATCTAAATCAGCACAGGCTTATTAAGTTCTCCAAAACATAA
- a CDS encoding amino acid ABC transporter permease, with protein sequence MNWDYIYQVIPQFYRAALMTLSLSVWGVVLSLIVGLGIALLVTYKIKGFTKLAKGYIELSRNTPLLIQLFFLYYGLPKIGIKLDGFTCGVIALVFLGASYMAESFRAGLQAIPKGQIEAAKALGLNKKQQFIYVVFPQAWAIALPSIGANILFLIKETSVVSAVAVAELMFVTRDVIGMDYKTNEALFLLLMSYLIILLPISLYVRYLENRMRRAKYGV encoded by the coding sequence ATGAATTGGGATTATATTTATCAAGTTATACCACAATTTTATCGGGCAGCATTGATGACATTATCACTTTCAGTTTGGGGTGTTGTATTGTCATTAATTGTTGGCTTAGGTATTGCATTATTAGTAACATACAAAATAAAAGGATTTACAAAACTTGCCAAAGGCTATATTGAGCTATCACGTAATACGCCCTTATTAATTCAATTATTTTTCCTCTATTATGGATTACCCAAAATAGGGATTAAATTAGATGGATTCACCTGTGGTGTTATTGCACTTGTTTTTCTAGGGGCAAGTTATATGGCAGAGTCATTTCGTGCAGGTTTACAAGCCATACCCAAAGGGCAAATAGAGGCAGCTAAAGCCTTGGGACTCAATAAAAAACAACAGTTTATTTATGTGGTTTTTCCTCAAGCATGGGCAATTGCCTTACCGAGTATTGGTGCAAATATCTTATTTCTTATAAAAGAGACATCTGTTGTCAGTGCTGTTGCTGTGGCTGAATTGATGTTTGTTACCCGTGATGTTATCGGTATGGACTACAAGACAAATGAAGCACTTTTTCTTTTATTAATGAGTTATCTTATTATTTTATTACCCATTTCATTATATGTCCGTTATCTCGAAAACCGTATGAGGAGGGCTAAATATGGGGTTTGA
- a CDS encoding monovalent cation/H+ antiporter subunit D, with protein sequence MPLIDHLPIFSIAIPMFVGVLMVFLKDKRRKLNKSIGLLSTVAQLTIAVILMLGVSGKLEGIEWTNNINVYLLGNWDAPYGILLVVDRLSALMLALVAGLGMMCIIYSTSLWDRAGVHYHPLFQFIMMGLNGAFLTGDLFNLFVFFEILLAASYGLLLHGSGAKRVSSGFHYIVVNMLGSFLMLIGISMIYSVTGTLNLADLGMKAGMLSENERILFEAACAFLATAYLIKAAAWPLSFWLINAYASSVAPVAAMFSIMTKVGIYALLRVGSLLLPTGAPAGFGGEWMYLIGLGTLFYGAMGLLAEKNIARMVSYCIVISSGTLLTALGMPGVALTGPSLYYMVSSVLALSVAFLLVEIIRRTEVTQHSVLSITQEAFGLEQEKGSSDYSGEVVGVPIPASMAFLGLAFFTCTLIVAGLPPFSGFLAKFALLSQAIKLTQTEIGEVSYNAWILVGFMLVSGMITVIVLGRTGIRVFWGSGTLNTPKLTTREAFPIAILLCACLYITIFVSDVMAYMNYTAESLDNPAQYIGAVFEKRSVTNPLIGDH encoded by the coding sequence ATGCCACTTATTGATCACTTACCTATTTTTAGTATTGCTATCCCTATGTTTGTAGGGGTATTGATGGTTTTTCTAAAAGATAAACGCCGTAAATTAAATAAGTCCATTGGTCTTTTATCTACCGTAGCACAATTGACAATTGCCGTTATTCTGATGTTAGGGGTATCGGGTAAATTAGAGGGGATAGAATGGACAAATAATATTAATGTTTATTTGCTCGGTAACTGGGACGCACCTTACGGAATTCTACTCGTTGTTGACCGTTTATCTGCTTTAATGCTTGCCCTTGTTGCAGGACTTGGCATGATGTGTATTATTTACTCTACCTCTCTTTGGGATAGAGCTGGTGTGCATTATCACCCTCTTTTTCAATTTATTATGATGGGGTTAAATGGTGCATTTTTGACAGGTGATTTATTTAATCTCTTCGTCTTTTTTGAAATTCTATTAGCGGCTTCTTATGGATTATTACTCCATGGTTCAGGCGCTAAACGAGTTAGTTCAGGTTTTCATTATATTGTGGTCAATATGCTGGGAAGCTTTTTAATGCTAATCGGTATTTCCATGATTTATTCTGTTACGGGTACACTTAATCTAGCTGATTTAGGCATGAAAGCAGGTATGTTAAGTGAAAATGAACGTATTCTCTTTGAAGCCGCTTGTGCCTTTTTAGCCACTGCCTACCTCATTAAAGCAGCAGCATGGCCTTTAAGTTTCTGGTTAATTAATGCCTATGCCTCTTCTGTTGCGCCTGTGGCTGCCATGTTCTCTATTATGACAAAGGTAGGTATTTATGCCCTGTTGCGTGTGGGTTCATTACTCTTACCAACTGGTGCTCCTGCAGGATTTGGAGGCGAATGGATGTATCTTATCGGTTTAGGAACATTATTCTATGGGGCGATGGGTTTACTAGCTGAGAAAAATATTGCACGAATGGTTTCCTATTGTATTGTAATTTCTTCTGGCACATTATTAACAGCTTTAGGTATGCCAGGTGTAGCACTAACAGGGCCATCTCTTTATTATATGGTTAGTTCCGTATTGGCACTAAGTGTCGCTTTCTTATTGGTAGAAATTATCCGCCGTACAGAAGTAACACAACATAGTGTATTATCCATTACACAAGAAGCCTTTGGTTTAGAACAAGAAAAAGGCTCTTCTGATTACTCTGGTGAAGTCGTGGGTGTCCCTATCCCTGCCTCAATGGCATTTTTAGGCTTGGCTTTCTTTACGTGTACATTGATTGTGGCAGGTCTTCCTCCTTTCTCTGGTTTTTTAGCCAAATTTGCTCTTTTATCACAAGCGATTAAGCTAACCCAAACAGAAATCGGTGAGGTTTCTTATAATGCGTGGATATTGGTGGGTTTTATGCTTGTGTCGGGCATGATTACCGTGATTGTATTAGGACGTACAGGTATTCGCGTTTTCTGGGGATCTGGTACATTAAATACACCTAAACTGACTACACGAGAAGCCTTCCCTATTGCTATTTTATTATGTGCTTGTCTCTATATCACTATTTTTGTCAGTGATGTAATGGCTTATATGAATTATACAGCTGAGTCATTAGATAATCCTGCACAATATATTGGTGCAGTTTTTGAAAAACGCTCAGTGACTAATCCACTCATAGGAGACCACTAA
- a CDS encoding K+/H+ antiporter subunit F: MLDYISLATQFAALCFALGIVICTIRIFKGPSPQDRAWGLDAMYVNCMLLILTLGMQFRTSWYYDIALLIALFGFVGTAALAKFLLRGEVIEP; encoded by the coding sequence ATGCTTGATTATATTTCTCTTGCTACTCAATTTGCAGCATTATGTTTTGCACTCGGCATTGTTATTTGCACTATTCGTATTTTTAAGGGCCCTAGTCCTCAAGATAGAGCATGGGGATTAGATGCGATGTATGTAAACTGTATGCTACTAATCCTAACGTTAGGTATGCAGTTCCGAACCTCTTGGTATTATGATATTGCTTTATTAATTGCCTTATTTGGCTTTGTAGGAACAGCTGCTCTTGCTAAATTTCTACTCCGAGGTGAGGTTATTGAACCATGA
- the mnhG gene encoding monovalent cation/H(+) antiporter subunit G, with translation MTTAIPFIPSLIIATLLVIGGIITLIGSLGLLRFPDFTGRIHATTLGNTLGTIFVLSASIILSWYLDDRVFFHEIVIVIFLFITSPVSAMLLMRSYTLRQERIENS, from the coding sequence ATGACAACCGCTATTCCTTTTATCCCTAGCCTTATTATTGCTACCTTATTAGTTATCGGTGGCATTATCACCCTGATCGGAAGCCTTGGATTATTACGTTTTCCTGATTTTACAGGACGTATTCATGCCACTACACTTGGTAATACACTTGGTACAATCTTTGTATTAAGTGCCTCCATTATACTTTCGTGGTATCTTGATGATCGAGTGTTTTTTCATGAAATTGTGATTGTTATTTTCTTATTTATTACCTCCCCTGTATCGGCTATGCTATTGATGCGTTCTTATACATTACGACAAGAAAGGATAGAGAATAGTTAA
- the metE gene encoding 5-methyltetrahydropteroyltriglutamate--homocysteine S-methyltransferase: MSQFHILGYPRIGAKRELKFAVEAYWKGQQDENHVQTVAATIREQNWQVQKQHQAAFISVSDFSFYDHVLDILVAVGGIPRRFGFNPQQLSLAQYFQLARGNAEQVAMEMTKWFDTNYHYIVPEWSVDTEFSLNADHLIQQIQQAKTLNHAIKPTLLGPISLLFLGKEKGSSFNRLDLLPKLLPVYKALLAQLKAEDIEWVQIDEPILTLDLSAEWLAAFLPTYKALHQEGLSILLATYFGDVSEHLALLQDLPIQGLHIDVVRAPQQLDTFVENWSKDKVLSLGIIDGRNVWRADLRKILDKLTTIKNQWNNNLWLAPSCSLLHSPQDLSIEEKLDTTIKSWLAFAQQKVEELSVLNKALNQGEEAVSNELFLSYAAAEDRRTNKRIHQDAVKARLSQLPKGADQRKSPFATRIAAQQAWLNLPLLPTTTIGSFPQTSEIRQARAAFKKGELSLEAYETAMKKEIAHVVQVQEELDIDVPVHGEAERNDMVEYFGEQLSGFVFTQFAWVQSYGSRCVKPPIIYGDVSRPTPMTVKWSSYAQSLTKRPMKGMLTGPVTILQWSFVRDDIPRSEVTKQIALALNDEVLDLEKAGIKVIQIDEPAIREGLPLKRKDWDTYLDWACEAFRLSSSGVEDSTQIHTHMCYSEFNDILPAIASMDADVITIETSRSDMELLTAFGDFKYPNDIGPGVYDIHSPRVPSAKEVTHLLRKALEVVDAKRLWVNPDCGLKTRAWPETIDALKVMVQVAKQLRKELS; the protein is encoded by the coding sequence ATGAGTCAATTCCATATTTTAGGATACCCTCGTATTGGGGCAAAACGTGAATTAAAATTTGCCGTAGAGGCGTACTGGAAAGGTCAGCAAGATGAAAATCATGTGCAGACAGTTGCAGCTACCATTCGTGAACAAAACTGGCAAGTGCAAAAACAACATCAAGCTGCTTTTATCAGTGTCAGTGACTTTTCATTTTATGATCATGTGTTAGATATTTTAGTAGCTGTTGGTGGTATTCCTCGCCGTTTCGGTTTCAATCCACAACAACTTAGCCTTGCACAGTATTTCCAATTAGCACGTGGTAATGCCGAACAAGTGGCAATGGAAATGACCAAATGGTTTGATACTAATTATCACTATATTGTACCTGAGTGGTCAGTAGATACAGAATTTAGTCTGAATGCAGATCATCTTATCCAACAAATTCAGCAAGCTAAAACATTAAATCATGCGATTAAACCTACCCTATTAGGCCCTATTAGCTTATTATTTTTAGGTAAAGAAAAAGGTAGCTCATTTAATCGTTTAGATTTATTACCTAAACTTTTACCCGTTTATAAAGCCTTATTAGCACAACTTAAAGCAGAAGATATTGAGTGGGTACAAATTGATGAGCCTATTCTTACACTAGACTTATCAGCCGAGTGGTTGGCTGCCTTCTTACCGACTTATAAAGCCTTACATCAAGAGGGATTATCTATTCTTTTAGCCACTTATTTTGGTGATGTGAGTGAACACCTTGCCTTATTACAAGATTTGCCAATTCAAGGTTTACATATTGATGTGGTAAGAGCACCTCAACAATTGGATACCTTTGTAGAAAACTGGTCTAAAGATAAAGTGCTTTCTCTCGGCATTATTGATGGTCGTAATGTATGGCGTGCTGATTTACGCAAAATTCTGGATAAATTAACGACTATCAAAAATCAATGGAATAATAATCTATGGCTTGCACCAAGCTGTTCTTTATTACATAGTCCGCAAGACTTAAGTATTGAAGAAAAACTTGATACCACTATCAAATCATGGTTAGCCTTTGCCCAACAAAAAGTAGAAGAACTATCCGTTCTTAACAAAGCCCTTAACCAAGGTGAAGAAGCCGTATCGAATGAGCTTTTCCTCTCCTATGCTGCGGCAGAAGATCGCCGCACGAATAAACGTATTCATCAAGATGCGGTAAAAGCACGTCTTAGCCAATTACCTAAAGGAGCTGATCAACGTAAAAGTCCTTTTGCTACCCGTATTGCCGCACAACAAGCATGGTTAAACCTACCTCTTTTACCAACTACTACTATTGGCTCATTCCCACAAACCAGTGAAATTCGTCAAGCTCGTGCAGCTTTTAAAAAGGGTGAACTCAGCCTAGAGGCTTATGAAACCGCCATGAAAAAAGAGATTGCTCATGTGGTTCAGGTACAAGAAGAATTGGACATTGATGTACCCGTTCATGGTGAAGCAGAACGTAATGATATGGTGGAGTATTTTGGCGAGCAACTGTCAGGTTTTGTCTTTACACAATTTGCTTGGGTACAAAGCTATGGTAGTCGTTGCGTAAAACCACCGATTATTTATGGTGATGTGTCTCGCCCTACGCCAATGACAGTCAAATGGTCTTCTTATGCACAAAGCCTTACCAAACGCCCTATGAAAGGTATGCTAACTGGGCCTGTTACTATTCTACAATGGAGTTTTGTGCGTGATGATATTCCACGCAGTGAGGTAACTAAGCAAATTGCCCTTGCCTTAAATGATGAAGTATTAGATCTTGAGAAAGCAGGTATTAAAGTGATTCAAATTGATGAGCCTGCTATCCGTGAAGGTTTACCTTTAAAACGTAAAGATTGGGATACTTATCTTGATTGGGCATGTGAGGCATTCCGTCTTAGCTCAAGTGGTGTAGAAGATAGTACACAAATCCATACCCATATGTGCTACTCTGAATTTAATGATATTTTACCCGCAATTGCCTCTATGGATGCTGATGTTATTACTATTGAAACATCACGTTCAGATATGGAATTATTAACGGCTTTTGGTGACTTCAAATATCCTAATGATATTGGCCCGGGTGTATATGATATTCATAGCCCTCGTGTACCAAGCGCAAAAGAAGTTACTCACCTCTTACGTAAAGCGTTAGAAGTCGTTGATGCTAAACGTCTATGGGTAAATCCAGACTGCGGATTAAAAACCCGTGCTTGGCCAGAAACCATTGATGCACTAAAAGTGATGGTACAAGTAGCTAAACAATTGCGTAAAGAACTAAGTTAA
- a CDS encoding Na+/H+ antiporter subunit E, with amino-acid sequence MISLFFWLPMTIFLTLIWLLLANAITLGQFLLGGFFSFIFVILSLRIRPDLAYPRRISVMIKLAFRVIIDIIKSNWNVGLLILQWRRKDFTSGYVYIPLEIRDPHALAFLACIITYTPGTVWSGLTEKDFILRLHVLDLRDESEWFDTIKNRYEKLLLEIFE; translated from the coding sequence ATGATTAGTTTATTCTTCTGGCTACCTATGACTATCTTTCTTACACTGATATGGTTGTTATTGGCAAATGCTATTACCTTAGGTCAGTTTTTATTAGGTGGATTTTTTAGTTTTATTTTTGTTATTCTTTCTTTAAGAATTCGTCCTGATTTAGCTTATCCTCGCCGAATCAGTGTCATGATTAAGCTAGCTTTTCGTGTCATTATCGATATTATTAAATCCAACTGGAATGTTGGTTTATTAATTTTACAATGGCGACGTAAAGACTTTACCTCTGGTTATGTGTATATTCCTCTCGAAATTCGAGACCCTCATGCCCTTGCCTTTCTAGCATGTATTATTACCTATACCCCTGGAACCGTTTGGTCAGGACTTACTGAAAAAGATTTTATTCTACGGTTACACGTTCTGGATTTACGCGATGAGTCAGAATGGTTTGATACGATTAAAAACCGTTATGAAAAGCTATTATTGGAGATTTTTGAATAA
- a CDS encoding cysteine ABC transporter substrate-binding protein, whose translation MMKFQKTVKTALLGLVASLSFLSINTVAQADTLDTIKKNDVIRIGVFGDKPPFGYVDSQGKNQGFDVEIAKEIANSLLGSPDKIQFVLTEAANRVEYLRSGKVDLILANFTQTPQREEVVDFAHPYQKVQLGIVSPENAQITDIAQLKDKVLLVNKGTTADIFFTRNHPDIKLLKFDQNTETFDALKDGRGVALAHDNALLWAWAKENKGYNVAISNIGPEDKIAPAVQKGDKALLEAVNQEIDRLKKEGTLKVIYDKTLLPIYGDRADELLAN comes from the coding sequence ATGATGAAATTCCAAAAAACAGTTAAAACAGCCTTACTTGGTCTAGTAGCCAGTCTTAGTTTTTTAAGTATAAATACAGTTGCACAAGCCGATACACTGGATACGATTAAGAAAAATGATGTGATTCGTATTGGTGTATTTGGTGATAAACCTCCGTTTGGTTATGTTGATAGCCAAGGGAAGAATCAAGGGTTTGATGTAGAAATTGCTAAGGAAATTGCAAATAGTCTATTAGGTAGCCCTGATAAAATTCAATTTGTATTAACGGAAGCGGCTAATCGTGTAGAATACCTTCGCTCTGGTAAGGTTGATTTGATTTTAGCTAATTTTACCCAAACCCCTCAACGTGAAGAAGTTGTGGATTTTGCACATCCTTATCAAAAGGTTCAATTAGGTATTGTTTCACCTGAAAATGCACAGATTACAGATATTGCACAGCTAAAAGATAAAGTGCTTTTAGTGAATAAAGGAACAACAGCGGATATTTTCTTTACCAGAAATCACCCTGATATTAAATTATTAAAATTTGATCAAAATACGGAAACTTTTGATGCTCTAAAAGATGGTCGTGGTGTTGCATTAGCACATGATAATGCACTACTATGGGCATGGGCAAAAGAAAACAAAGGATATAATGTTGCTATTAGTAATATTGGTCCTGAAGATAAAATTGCACCTGCTGTACAAAAAGGGGATAAAGCACTATTAGAAGCTGTCAATCAAGAAATTGACCGTTTAAAGAAAGAGGGAACGCTTAAAGTTATCTATGATAAAACTTTATTACCTATCTATGGTGATAGAGCTGATGAGTTATTAGCCAACTAA